Proteins encoded by one window of Nocardia goodfellowii:
- the rpoZ gene encoding DNA-directed RNA polymerase subunit omega codes for MSDTKVVPAYDTPIGLTNPPIDELLERTSSKYALVIYAAKRARQINDYYNQLGDGILEYVGPLVEPGLQEKPLSVAMREIHSDLLEHSEGE; via the coding sequence GTGAGCGACACCAAAGTTGTGCCCGCGTACGACACTCCGATCGGCCTGACCAACCCGCCGATCGACGAGCTGCTCGAGCGCACGTCGTCCAAGTACGCCCTGGTCATCTACGCGGCCAAGCGCGCGCGTCAGATCAACGACTACTACAACCAGCTCGGTGACGGCATCCTCGAATACGTCGGCCCGCTCGTCGAGCCGGGTCTGCAGGAGAAGCCGCTCTCGGTCGCCATGCGCGAGATCCACTCCGATCTGCTCGAGCACTCCGAAGGCGAATAG
- the coaBC gene encoding bifunctional phosphopantothenoylcysteine decarboxylase/phosphopantothenate--cysteine ligase CoaBC: MSTASRSDSVRGGGQETGGPRIVVGVGGGIAAYKACALVRRFTETGHQVRVIPTASALEFVGKATFEALSGNPVHTDVFSDVPEVPHVRLGQEADLVVIAPATADLMARAAQGRADDLLTATLLTARCPILFAPAMHTEMWEHPATQENVATLRKHGAIVMEPAHGRLTGADTGAGRLPEPEEIFALASLLQERADAIPRDLEGRRVVITAGGTREPLDPVRFLGNRSSGKQGYALARVAAQRGAQVTLIAGNTIEMAAPAAVELVHVTTAEQLKTAVDKHAVGADAVIMAAAVADFRPTSVAAAKIKKGAGEPDVIELTKTEDILAGLVQARRDGRLTDTAIVGFAAETGDEHGDVLTHARAKLARKGCDLLVVNAVGEGKAFEVDTNDGWLLGADGTEQALDHGSKALLASRVLDALGPLLRK, from the coding sequence TTGTCTACAGCATCGCGTAGCGATTCGGTGAGAGGCGGTGGCCAGGAAACGGGTGGGCCACGCATCGTCGTCGGAGTCGGCGGCGGAATCGCCGCGTACAAGGCGTGCGCGCTGGTCCGGCGGTTCACCGAGACCGGCCATCAGGTCCGGGTGATCCCCACCGCCTCGGCGCTGGAATTCGTCGGCAAGGCGACCTTCGAGGCGTTGTCCGGGAACCCGGTGCACACCGATGTCTTCAGCGATGTGCCCGAGGTTCCGCACGTGCGGCTCGGCCAGGAGGCGGATCTCGTGGTGATCGCCCCGGCCACCGCCGACCTGATGGCTCGTGCCGCGCAGGGCCGCGCCGACGACCTGCTCACCGCCACCCTGCTCACGGCGCGCTGCCCGATCCTGTTCGCGCCCGCGATGCACACCGAGATGTGGGAGCATCCCGCGACCCAGGAGAACGTCGCCACCTTGCGCAAGCACGGCGCGATCGTCATGGAGCCCGCGCACGGGCGGCTCACCGGCGCCGACACCGGCGCCGGGCGGCTACCCGAGCCCGAGGAGATCTTCGCGCTGGCCTCGCTGCTGCAGGAACGCGCCGACGCCATTCCGCGTGATCTCGAAGGCCGTCGCGTGGTGATCACCGCGGGCGGTACCCGGGAACCGCTGGATCCGGTGCGTTTTCTCGGCAATCGCAGCTCCGGCAAGCAGGGATACGCGCTCGCGCGCGTGGCCGCCCAGCGCGGCGCGCAGGTGACGCTGATCGCGGGCAACACGATCGAGATGGCGGCGCCCGCGGCCGTCGAACTGGTGCACGTGACCACCGCCGAACAGCTCAAGACCGCCGTCGACAAGCACGCCGTCGGCGCGGACGCGGTGATCATGGCGGCGGCGGTGGCCGATTTCCGGCCGACCAGCGTGGCCGCGGCCAAGATCAAGAAGGGCGCCGGCGAGCCCGACGTCATCGAGCTCACCAAGACCGAGGACATCCTGGCCGGTCTGGTGCAGGCACGCCGCGACGGCCGGCTGACCGATACCGCGATCGTCGGATTCGCCGCCGAGACCGGCGACGAACACGGCGACGTGCTCACCCACGCGCGAGCCAAGCTGGCGCGCAAGGGCTGCGACCTGCTCGTGGTCAACGCCGTCGGCGAGGGCAAGGCGTTCGAGGTGGACACCAACGACGGCTGGCTACTCGGGGCCGACGGTACGGAACAGGCTCTCGACCATGGTTCCAAGGCGCTGCTGGCGAGCCGGGTGCTGGACGCCCTCGGCCCGCTGCTACGGAAGTAG
- the mihF gene encoding integration host factor, actinobacterial type translates to MALPQLTDEQRAAALEKAAAARRARAELKERLKRGGTDLKSVLKDAETDEILGKMKVSALLEALPKVGKVKAAEIMSELEIAPTRRLRGLGDRQRKALLQRFDFDAS, encoded by the coding sequence GTGGCCCTTCCCCAGCTGACTGACGAGCAGCGCGCCGCTGCTTTGGAGAAGGCGGCTGCCGCTCGCCGCGCTCGGGCGGAGCTCAAGGAGCGCTTGAAGCGCGGCGGCACCGACCTGAAGAGCGTCCTCAAGGATGCCGAGACCGATGAGATTCTCGGCAAGATGAAGGTGTCGGCTCTGCTCGAGGCCCTGCCGAAGGTGGGCAAGGTCAAGGCTGCCGAAATCATGAGCGAGCTGGAGATCGCCCCCACGCGGCGTCTGCGCGGGCTGGGCGACCGGCAGCGCAAGGCGCTGCTGCAGCGATTCGACTTCGACGCCTCCTGA
- a CDS encoding primosomal protein N', whose translation MADTTTTTAGPPIARVLPLLSPAHLDRDFDYLVPPEFDEIAQPGVRVRLRFAGRLVDGYLLERLEKSEHTGKLVKLERVVSPERVLTPEILRLAVAVAARYAGTRADVLRLAIPPRHAGAETGKKPKAGKKAAAAAPVNLDADDAGDAAEPTESRGAAADFGGAEAHSGLPARSTWAAKPESAGRPESSASGVGQEPAGRPENASGVGQEPAGRPDSASGVRQEPVGRPDSVSGVRQEPVGRPDSVSGVRQEPVGRPESASGVRHEPAGRPDSALEARHEPASMSETGPERVAAQPSGDPEQPTLAAIDPAAWSRYAHGEAFVSALSRGKGVRAAWQALPGEDWAARLAELAATVVATGRTALLLVPDQRDLDRLLAECVRLVGDSAVGLSAGLGPSARYRRWLSVLRGTARIVVGTRAAVFAPARDLGLIAIWDDGDDTYAEPRAPYPHAREVAMLRAHESGVAFVAAGFARTAEIQAVVDSGWAHDLVADRDVLRAATPRISAPGDSDWALERDPIANAIRIPGIAFAAARAALKEGAAVLVQVPRRGYVPALSCAKCRTPARCRHCNGPLALPQGPRADEAHSPSCRWCGIVEAAYRCPACASRALRAVVIGAVRTAEELGRAFPGVPIRGSGGGTVLDTLEPGPQVVVATVGAEPLIRGGYAVALLLDGWALLGRADLRAAEDALRRWMAAAALVRARGQVIVMAEPAVPTVQALIRWDPIGHARLEVEGRTEVGFPPAVRLAAVDGTTESIAELLSNAELPDDVQVLGPVPLPPGARKPFSSGDDPAEVERMLLRVHRRSGAALAKALTTAQAVRSTHRSEAPLRVQIDPIDIG comes from the coding sequence ATCGCGGATACGACAACGACAACAGCGGGACCCCCGATCGCTCGGGTGCTCCCGCTGTTGTCGCCTGCCCATCTGGATCGAGACTTCGATTACCTGGTGCCGCCGGAGTTCGACGAGATCGCGCAACCGGGAGTGCGGGTGCGGCTGCGGTTCGCGGGCCGCCTCGTGGACGGCTATCTGCTGGAGCGTCTCGAGAAGTCCGAGCACACAGGCAAACTCGTCAAACTCGAACGGGTGGTCTCGCCCGAGCGCGTCCTCACCCCGGAGATCCTGCGCCTCGCGGTCGCTGTAGCGGCCCGATACGCGGGTACCCGCGCCGACGTTCTGCGCCTTGCCATCCCACCGCGGCACGCGGGCGCGGAGACCGGCAAGAAGCCGAAGGCCGGGAAGAAGGCCGCTGCGGCAGCGCCCGTGAATCTGGATGCGGACGATGCCGGAGATGCTGCCGAGCCCACGGAATCGCGCGGTGCGGCAGCGGATTTCGGCGGGGCTGAAGCACATTCCGGTCTGCCTGCGCGCAGTACTTGGGCGGCAAAACCGGAATCCGCGGGCAGGCCGGAGAGTAGTGCGTCGGGGGTCGGGCAAGAACCTGCGGGCAGGCCGGAGAATGCGTCGGGGGTCGGGCAGGAACCTGCGGGCAGGCCGGACAGTGCGTCGGGGGTCCGGCAAGAACCCGTGGGCAGGCCGGACAGTGTGTCGGGGGTCCGGCAAGAACCCGTGGGCAGGCCGGACAGTGTGTCGGGGGTCCGGCAAGAACCCGTGGGCAGGCCGGAGAGTGCGTCGGGGGTCCGACACGAACCTGCGGGCAGACCGGACAGTGCGCTCGAGGCCCGGCATGAACCCGCGAGCATGTCAGAGACAGGGCCTGAGCGCGTAGCGGCACAGCCTTCGGGTGATCCAGAGCAGCCGACACTCGCGGCAATAGATCCCGCTGCCTGGAGCCGGTACGCGCATGGCGAGGCGTTCGTTTCGGCGCTGAGCCGGGGCAAGGGGGTGCGGGCCGCGTGGCAGGCGTTGCCGGGGGAGGATTGGGCGGCGCGACTGGCCGAGCTGGCGGCGACGGTGGTGGCGACCGGACGCACTGCGCTGCTGTTGGTGCCGGATCAGCGGGATCTGGATCGGTTGCTCGCCGAATGTGTTCGCCTGGTGGGGGATTCGGCGGTAGGCCTGTCCGCGGGATTGGGGCCCTCGGCGCGGTATCGGCGGTGGCTGTCGGTGCTGCGGGGGACCGCGCGGATCGTGGTGGGCACCCGGGCCGCTGTCTTCGCACCGGCGCGGGACCTCGGGCTGATCGCGATATGGGATGACGGCGACGACACCTACGCCGAGCCGCGCGCGCCGTATCCGCATGCGCGGGAAGTGGCGATGCTGCGGGCACACGAGAGCGGAGTGGCGTTCGTGGCCGCCGGTTTCGCCCGGACCGCGGAGATCCAGGCGGTGGTGGACTCCGGCTGGGCCCATGACCTGGTCGCCGATCGCGACGTGTTGCGGGCGGCCACGCCCCGGATCAGCGCGCCCGGTGACAGTGACTGGGCGCTGGAGCGCGATCCGATCGCCAACGCGATCCGCATCCCGGGTATCGCGTTCGCGGCGGCCCGAGCCGCCTTGAAGGAAGGCGCGGCGGTCCTGGTGCAGGTACCGCGCCGCGGCTATGTCCCCGCCCTGTCGTGTGCCAAATGCCGCACGCCCGCCCGCTGCCGGCACTGCAATGGGCCGTTGGCGTTACCGCAGGGACCGCGCGCCGACGAAGCGCACAGTCCGAGCTGTCGCTGGTGCGGCATCGTCGAAGCCGCCTACCGATGCCCGGCCTGTGCTTCGCGGGCCTTGCGCGCGGTGGTGATCGGCGCGGTGCGCACCGCGGAAGAACTCGGCCGGGCATTCCCCGGGGTGCCGATCCGCGGTTCCGGCGGCGGCACCGTCCTCGATACGCTCGAGCCCGGACCCCAAGTCGTGGTGGCCACCGTCGGGGCCGAACCGCTGATCCGCGGCGGCTATGCGGTGGCGTTGCTGCTCGATGGCTGGGCGCTGCTCGGCCGCGCGGATCTGCGCGCCGCCGAGGACGCGCTGCGCCGCTGGATGGCCGCCGCCGCCCTGGTTCGCGCCCGGGGTCAGGTGATCGTGATGGCCGAACCCGCCGTCCCGACGGTGCAGGCGCTGATCCGCTGGGATCCGATCGGGCACGCCCGGCTCGAGGTCGAGGGCCGCACCGAGGTCGGGTTCCCGCCCGCCGTGCGGCTGGCCGCCGTCGACGGCACCACCGAATCGATCGCCGAATTGCTCTCCAACGCAGAGCTTCCCGATGATGTGCAGGTCCTCGGCCCGGTCCCGCTGCCGCCCGGCGCGCGCAAACCCTTCTCCAGCGGCGACGATCCCGCCGAAGTCGAGCGCATGCTCTTGCGCGTGCACCGTCGCTCGGGCGCCGCTCTCGCGAAAGCGCTCACCACCGCGCAGGCCGTGCGCAGTACCCATCGTTCCGAAGCACCGTTGCGCGTGCAGATCGATCCCATCGATATCGGCTGA
- the carB gene encoding carbamoyl-phosphate synthase large subunit, which yields MPRREDLKHILVIGSGPIVIGQACEFDYSGTQACRVLKAEGLRVSLVNSNPATIMTDPEFADSTYVEPITWEFVEKVIAKERPDAILATLGGQTALNCAVALHEHGVLEKYNVELIGADFEAIQRGEDRQKFKDIVAKVGGESARSKVCFTMDEVRETVADLGFPVVVRPSFTMGGLGSGMAYNHEDLDRIAGGGLAASPTANVLIEESILGWKEFELELMRDRNDNVVIVCSIENVDPMGVHTGDSVTVAPAMTLTDREYQKMRDLGIAILREVGVDTGGCNIQFAVDPADGRLIVIEMNPRVSRSSALASKATGFPIAKIAAKLAIGYTLDEIVNDITKETPACFEPTLDYVVVKAPRFAFEKFPGADATLTTTMKSVGEAMSLGRNFTEALGKVLRSLETKATGFWTQDDAQWAPVAGGTAGGVADGAGEHGDVRAAIEKILDDLRTPTEGRIYQVERALRYGASIEEVAKASGIDPWFVAEVAGLVELRQEILDAPVLDEELLRRAKHYGLSDRQLAALRPELAGETGVRALRHRLGVRPVYKTVDTCAAEFEAKTPYHYSAYELDPAAESEVAPQRERDKVLILGSGPNRIGQGIEFDYSCVHAALTLSDAGYETVMVNCNPETVSTDYDTADRLYFEPLTFEDVLEVYHAECESGTVAGVIVQLGGQTPLGLAQQLTDAGVPVVGTSAAAIDLAEDRGEFGDVLVAAGLPAPKYGTATTFPQAKKIANEIGYPVLVRPSYVLGGRGMEIVYDEKSLEGYISRATEISPDRPVLIDRFLEDAIEIDVDALCDGDEVYLGGVMEHIEEAGIHSGDSACALPPITLGRSDIEAVRRSTVALAKGIGVKGLLNVQYALKDDVLYVLEANPRASRTVPFVSKATAVPLAKAAARITMGATIAELRKEGMLPPEGDGGHVPFDAPVAVKEAVLPFHRFKRADGSGVDSLLSPEMKSTGEVMGIDADFGTAFAKSQAAAYGSLPTEGTMFVSIANRDKRAMVFPVKRLHDLGFRILATEGTAEMLRRNGIPCEQVRKHSDPEIAADAEGGTQPTIVEMIRDGAIDMVFNTPYGNSGPRVDGYEIRTAAVGANIPCITTVQGAAAAVQGIEAGINGGIGVRSLQELHSKLRG from the coding sequence ATGCCCCGCCGCGAGGATCTGAAGCACATCCTGGTGATCGGCTCGGGCCCGATCGTCATCGGCCAGGCCTGCGAGTTCGACTACTCCGGGACCCAGGCGTGCCGCGTGCTCAAGGCCGAGGGCCTGCGCGTGTCGCTGGTCAACTCGAACCCGGCGACCATCATGACCGATCCCGAGTTCGCCGACTCGACCTATGTCGAGCCGATCACCTGGGAGTTCGTCGAGAAGGTCATCGCCAAGGAGCGCCCGGACGCGATCCTGGCCACCCTGGGCGGGCAGACCGCGCTCAATTGCGCGGTCGCACTGCACGAGCACGGTGTGCTGGAGAAGTACAACGTCGAGCTGATCGGCGCCGACTTCGAAGCCATCCAGCGGGGTGAGGATCGGCAGAAGTTCAAGGACATCGTCGCCAAGGTCGGCGGCGAATCCGCGCGCTCCAAGGTCTGCTTCACCATGGACGAGGTCCGCGAAACCGTCGCCGACCTCGGCTTCCCGGTGGTCGTGCGCCCCTCGTTCACCATGGGTGGGCTCGGTTCGGGCATGGCCTACAACCACGAGGATCTCGATCGCATCGCCGGCGGCGGCTTGGCCGCCTCGCCCACCGCGAACGTGCTGATCGAGGAATCCATCCTGGGCTGGAAGGAATTCGAGCTCGAGCTCATGCGCGACCGCAACGACAACGTGGTCATCGTCTGCTCGATCGAGAACGTCGACCCGATGGGCGTGCACACCGGCGACTCGGTCACCGTCGCCCCTGCCATGACCCTCACCGACCGTGAATACCAAAAGATGCGCGATCTGGGCATCGCCATCCTGCGCGAGGTCGGCGTCGACACCGGCGGCTGCAACATCCAGTTCGCGGTGGACCCGGCCGACGGCCGCCTGATCGTCATCGAGATGAACCCGCGCGTCTCGCGCTCGTCCGCCCTGGCTTCCAAGGCGACGGGTTTCCCGATCGCCAAGATCGCCGCGAAGCTGGCCATCGGCTACACCCTGGACGAGATCGTCAACGACATCACCAAGGAAACCCCGGCCTGCTTCGAGCCCACGCTCGACTATGTGGTCGTGAAGGCGCCGCGGTTCGCGTTCGAGAAGTTTCCGGGCGCCGACGCGACGCTGACCACCACCATGAAGTCGGTCGGCGAGGCGATGTCGCTGGGCCGCAACTTCACCGAGGCGCTCGGCAAGGTGCTGCGCTCGCTGGAGACCAAGGCCACGGGCTTCTGGACCCAGGACGACGCGCAGTGGGCTCCGGTCGCTGGGGGGACGGCAGGAGGCGTAGCCGACGGGGCGGGTGAGCACGGCGATGTCCGCGCGGCGATCGAGAAGATCCTCGACGACCTGCGCACCCCCACCGAAGGCCGGATCTACCAGGTCGAACGGGCCCTGCGCTACGGCGCGAGCATCGAGGAGGTCGCCAAGGCCTCCGGTATCGACCCGTGGTTCGTCGCCGAGGTCGCGGGCTTGGTGGAGTTGCGCCAGGAGATCCTCGACGCCCCTGTGCTGGACGAGGAACTGCTGCGCCGCGCCAAGCACTACGGCCTGTCCGATCGTCAATTGGCCGCGCTGCGACCGGAATTGGCGGGGGAGACCGGTGTGCGCGCGCTACGCCACCGCCTCGGTGTGCGTCCGGTGTACAAGACCGTCGACACCTGTGCCGCCGAGTTCGAGGCCAAGACCCCGTACCACTACTCGGCCTATGAGCTCGACCCCGCCGCGGAATCCGAGGTGGCGCCGCAGCGGGAGCGGGACAAGGTGCTGATCCTGGGTTCCGGCCCGAACCGGATCGGGCAGGGCATCGAGTTCGACTACTCCTGTGTGCACGCGGCGCTGACGCTGTCGGACGCCGGGTACGAGACCGTGATGGTCAACTGCAACCCGGAGACCGTCTCCACCGACTACGACACCGCGGACCGTCTCTACTTCGAGCCGCTGACCTTCGAGGACGTGCTCGAGGTCTACCACGCGGAATGCGAATCGGGCACGGTCGCGGGCGTGATCGTCCAGCTCGGCGGCCAGACCCCGCTCGGGCTCGCGCAGCAACTGACCGACGCCGGCGTCCCCGTGGTCGGTACCAGCGCCGCCGCCATCGACCTGGCCGAGGACCGCGGCGAGTTCGGCGACGTGCTGGTGGCCGCGGGCCTGCCCGCCCCGAAGTACGGCACGGCCACCACTTTCCCGCAGGCCAAGAAGATCGCCAACGAGATCGGCTACCCGGTGCTGGTGCGCCCGTCCTACGTCCTGGGCGGCCGCGGCATGGAGATCGTCTACGACGAGAAGTCGCTGGAGGGCTATATCTCCCGTGCGACCGAGATCAGCCCGGATCGCCCGGTGCTGATCGACCGGTTCCTGGAAGACGCCATCGAGATCGATGTCGACGCGCTGTGCGACGGCGACGAGGTCTACCTCGGCGGCGTGATGGAGCACATCGAGGAGGCCGGTATCCACTCCGGTGACTCGGCCTGCGCATTGCCCCCGATCACCCTGGGCCGCAGCGATATCGAGGCCGTCCGCCGCTCCACGGTGGCGCTGGCCAAGGGCATCGGCGTCAAGGGCCTACTGAACGTGCAGTACGCGCTCAAGGACGACGTGCTCTACGTGCTCGAGGCGAATCCCCGTGCCAGCCGGACGGTTCCGTTCGTCTCCAAGGCCACCGCGGTCCCGCTGGCCAAGGCGGCGGCCCGAATCACCATGGGCGCCACCATCGCCGAGCTGCGCAAAGAAGGCATGCTGCCGCCCGAGGGCGACGGCGGGCACGTCCCGTTCGACGCGCCGGTCGCGGTCAAGGAAGCGGTGCTGCCCTTCCACCGCTTCAAGCGTGCCGACGGCAGCGGCGTCGATTCGCTGCTCTCCCCGGAGATGAAGTCCACCGGTGAGGTCATGGGCATCGACGCCGACTTCGGCACCGCCTTCGCCAAATCGCAGGCCGCGGCCTACGGTTCGCTGCCCACCGAGGGCACGATGTTCGTCTCCATCGCCAACCGGGACAAGCGCGCCATGGTGTTCCCGGTGAAGCGCCTGCACGACCTGGGTTTCCGCATCCTCGCCACCGAGGGCACCGCGGAGATGCTGCGCCGCAACGGCATTCCGTGCGAGCAGGTGCGCAAGCACTCGGACCCGGAGATCGCGGCGGACGCGGAAGGCGGCACTCAGCCGACCATCGTGGAGATGATCCGCGACGGTGCGATCGACATGGTGTTCAACACCCCGTACGGCAACTCCGGTCCCCGCGTGGACGGTTACGAGATCCGCACCGCCGCGGTGGGCGCGAACATCCCGTGCATCACCACGGTGCAGGGTGCGGCCGCGGCCGTGCAGGGCATCGAGGCCGGCATCAACGGCGGTATCGGTGTGCGTTCCCTGCAAGAACTGCACTCCAAGCTGCGGGGCTGA
- the pyrF gene encoding orotidine-5'-phosphate decarboxylase: MATFGYRLQQAMRQFGPVCVGIDPHPPLLRSWGLTDDVDGLAKFTELCVDAFIGTVALVKPQVAFFEAYGSAGVAVLEHAIADLRDAGTLVLADAKRGDIGSTMDAYARAWLGNGPLGADSLTVSPYLGFGSLAPALELAEHNGRGLFVLAATSNPEGAQVQGARGADGRSIAQTIVDECAQRNAGRDMGSVGVVVGATLTEAPDLSALNGPILMPGVGAQGGGAESIRALVPESVLPLVVPNVSREVLRDGPTVASLRAKVSALQEDFAFLRG; the protein is encoded by the coding sequence ATGGCTACCTTTGGATACCGCTTGCAACAGGCGATGCGGCAGTTCGGCCCGGTCTGCGTCGGTATCGATCCGCATCCGCCGCTGTTGCGGTCCTGGGGTCTGACCGATGATGTGGACGGGCTCGCGAAGTTCACCGAGCTGTGCGTGGACGCCTTCATCGGCACCGTCGCGCTGGTCAAACCGCAGGTGGCGTTCTTCGAGGCCTATGGTTCCGCCGGCGTCGCCGTGCTCGAACACGCCATCGCGGATCTGCGCGACGCGGGCACCCTGGTGCTGGCCGACGCCAAACGCGGCGATATCGGCTCCACCATGGACGCCTACGCTCGCGCGTGGCTCGGCAACGGCCCGCTCGGCGCGGACTCACTGACTGTGTCGCCGTATCTCGGATTCGGTTCGCTGGCACCGGCGCTGGAGCTGGCCGAGCACAACGGTCGCGGCTTGTTCGTGCTGGCCGCGACCTCCAATCCCGAAGGGGCGCAAGTGCAGGGGGCGCGGGGTGCGGATGGCCGCAGCATCGCCCAGACCATTGTCGACGAGTGCGCGCAGCGCAACGCGGGCCGGGACATGGGTTCGGTCGGGGTCGTCGTCGGCGCGACGCTCACCGAGGCGCCGGATCTGTCCGCGCTGAACGGACCGATTCTCATGCCCGGCGTCGGCGCGCAGGGCGGTGGCGCGGAGTCGATTCGGGCGCTCGTGCCCGAATCGGTGCTGCCGCTGGTGGTGCCGAATGTATCCCGGGAAGTCCTGCGCGACGGTCCCACCGTCGCGTCGCTGCGCGCCAAAGTGAGTGCGCTGCAAGAGGATTTCGCTTTCCTGCGCGGGTAA
- the gmk gene encoding guanylate kinase — protein MIEHTRKGRLVVLVGPSAVGKSTVVRCVRERLPQLVFSVSATTRAPRPGEVDGRDYRFVSRAEFDAMIEAGELLEWADIHGGLQRSGTPAAPVREAMTAGLPVLVEVDLEGARSVRKAIPEATLVFLAPPSWDELVSRLVSRGTETPEVIERRLSTARIEMAACDEFDIVIVNDEVTSACEQLVSLFVSTNSR, from the coding sequence GTGATCGAACACACGCGGAAGGGTCGACTGGTTGTACTGGTCGGCCCCTCGGCCGTGGGTAAGTCCACGGTCGTGCGGTGCGTGCGGGAACGTCTGCCGCAACTGGTCTTCAGTGTGTCCGCGACTACCCGGGCCCCCCGGCCCGGGGAGGTCGACGGCCGCGACTACCGGTTCGTGTCCCGAGCCGAGTTCGACGCCATGATCGAGGCGGGCGAATTGCTCGAATGGGCGGACATCCATGGCGGGTTGCAGCGTTCGGGCACCCCGGCGGCCCCGGTACGGGAGGCCATGACAGCGGGATTGCCCGTACTCGTGGAGGTCGACCTGGAAGGCGCGCGCTCGGTGCGCAAGGCGATCCCCGAGGCGACACTGGTGTTCCTCGCCCCGCCGAGCTGGGATGAACTGGTCTCCCGGCTCGTGTCGCGCGGCACCGAGACACCGGAGGTCATCGAGCGCAGGCTCAGCACGGCGCGGATCGAGATGGCCGCCTGTGACGAGTTCGACATAGTCATCGTGAACGACGAGGTGACCAGCGCCTGCGAGCAGTTGGTATCCTTGTTCGTTAGCACAAATTCGAGATAG
- the metK gene encoding methionine adenosyltransferase, whose protein sequence is MRTTGSRLFTSESVTEGHPDKICDAISDSILDALLAEDPRSRVAVETLVTTGQVHVAGEVTTSAYADIPHIVREKILEIGYDSSAKGFDGNSCGVNIAIGAQSPDIAQGVDTSHEARVGGSDDEIEKQGAGDQGLMFGYATTDTPELMPLPIALAHRLSRRLTEVRKSGVLPYLRPDGKTQVTIEYDGDKPVRLDTVVVSTQHAADIDLDNLLAPDIREKVLESVLADLELPNPLDTAEVRLLVNPTGKFVLGGPMGDAGLTGRKIIVDTYGGMARHGGGAFSGKDPSKVDRSAAYAMRWVAKNVVAAGLSERVEVQVAYAIGKAAPVGLFVETFGTEKIDPSKISAAIAEVFDLRPGAIIRDLDLLRPIYAPTAAYGHFGRTDVDLPWERTDRAEKLRAAAGL, encoded by the coding sequence GTGCGCACGACTGGCAGCCGCCTATTCACCAGTGAGTCCGTGACCGAAGGTCATCCGGACAAGATCTGTGACGCCATCAGCGATTCCATCCTCGACGCGTTGCTCGCCGAGGATCCCCGCAGTCGCGTCGCGGTGGAAACCCTGGTGACCACCGGACAGGTTCACGTCGCGGGCGAGGTCACCACCTCCGCCTACGCCGACATCCCGCACATCGTGCGCGAGAAGATCCTGGAGATCGGATACGACTCCTCCGCAAAGGGTTTCGACGGGAACTCCTGCGGCGTCAATATCGCCATCGGCGCGCAGTCGCCGGATATCGCCCAGGGCGTGGACACCTCGCACGAGGCGCGCGTCGGCGGCTCCGATGACGAGATCGAGAAGCAGGGCGCGGGCGATCAAGGCCTGATGTTCGGCTACGCCACCACCGACACCCCCGAATTGATGCCGCTGCCGATCGCGCTCGCGCACCGGCTGTCCCGGCGCCTGACCGAGGTGCGCAAGTCGGGCGTGCTGCCGTACTTGCGTCCGGACGGCAAGACCCAGGTCACCATCGAATACGACGGCGACAAGCCGGTCCGCCTGGACACCGTCGTCGTGTCGACCCAGCACGCCGCCGATATCGACCTGGACAATCTGCTCGCGCCCGATATCCGGGAAAAGGTGCTGGAGTCCGTGCTGGCCGACCTGGAACTGCCGAATCCGCTGGACACCGCCGAGGTACGCCTGCTGGTCAACCCGACCGGCAAGTTCGTCCTCGGTGGCCCGATGGGTGACGCGGGCCTGACCGGCCGCAAGATCATCGTCGACACCTACGGCGGCATGGCCCGCCACGGCGGCGGCGCGTTCTCCGGTAAGGACCCGTCGAAGGTGGACCGCTCGGCCGCCTACGCCATGCGCTGGGTCGCCAAGAACGTCGTCGCGGCCGGGTTGTCCGAGCGCGTCGAGGTGCAGGTCGCCTACGCCATCGGCAAGGCGGCTCCGGTCGGTTTGTTCGTCGAGACCTTCGGCACCGAGAAGATCGACCCGAGCAAGATCTCGGCCGCCATCGCCGAGGTTTTCGATCTGCGCCCGGGCGCGATCATCCGCGATCTGGATCTGCTGCGCCCGATCTACGCACCCACCGCGGCCTACGGTCACTTCGGCCGTACCGACGTGGATCTGCCGTGGGAGCGGACCGATCGCGCGGAGAAGCTGCGCGCCGCCGCCGGACTCTAA